The sequence CCAAGCTTAGACACCCTataaccctagacccccccaggagTACAAGTGAACCAAGCTTAGACCATCTTATAACCCTAGACCCCCAGGAGTACAAGTGAACCAAACATAGACCGCCTTCTAAACCTGGTTCACTTTAACCACTGTGGGTCTTCAGTTGGAGCACAGACCCTGACTGCACTGTGGACATCAAACGAGTCATAGTCTGGatagaagtgaagtctgcattcACACACACTGGTTTGTTATTTCAGGATGAGCCACCGTGGGACACCATGTTTCCTCCTTGTACTTCTTCTCCTATTGTCTGATCATACGAGTCATTCTCAGCATTGGTCCTATGGGCTGCGGCCAGGAGGAAAACGTGACATTGAAACTCTCCAGGAATCCTATCCAGAGGTAATGACAAATGGCTCAGCCTGGTGAGGCACATGAGACACCAGAGTCCACTtctcatatactgtacatacaatgGTGTACA is a genomic window of Bufo bufo chromosome 1, aBufBuf1.1, whole genome shotgun sequence containing:
- the GNRH1 gene encoding progonadoliberin-1, coding for MSHRGTPCFLLVLLLLLSDHTSHSQHWSYGLRPGGKRDIETLQESYPETQDAVSLFTEPQRLECSLPQNRYGLLKGALMNWLEGEESRKKM